The window TTCAGGCATCTAAGATTCGTGTGCTTCTACGAATTTACTTGCTCGTTTGTGACATAAGCTGCACATTACTTAGAAAGCAAATAGGGAGATGATTGTCTCatttgtcttttcaatttttttgcatATAAGGTCGATGGAATACTTGCTCGTTGAGGGGCCAAAAACGTGCAGATGAAGGGATCTTTGAAtccgtccttttttttttatttttttatttcaggtCAGAATAAAGacaaaattgaaggaaaaagcTTGGCATTGAGTTGATAGAACTCACACGACACAATAAGAATAGTCATCTTAACTCATGAAAACTAGGCAAAAGTCATGCACCTTGCCCTAGCAACTTGATGAGAGAGACGTGAAGCTTGATCTGGTCCATGTATCGAAGCATCTTGACTGAGTCACTCACTTTTGTTTGGTTGGAAACTTCCTTGACAAAGGGTACCTTGATGAGTGTTTTCATATCAAGGACCTTTGCCaattaaagtatttttttttgggaattaaaGTAACGATGACAAGTTCAGGGTTATCTCTGTGCTAGAGAAAGTATGTACTTGACATCCTATTGGAATGTGGCATGCTAGTAGCTAAACCAGCAACTTCTCCGGAGAGCAACAATACCGGTTAGCTATATCAACTGGACCTGCCATGAGAAACCCAAGTCATTATCTTCAATTAGTGGGATATCTACTTTACCTCACTATACTCAGCTTGAATCATGCTATTTAGTCCACATACTCTCCCAGTTCATGCAGGAAATGAAGGAGCAGCATTGAGAAACAGCTATACAACTTCTTCAATATCTAAAGTAAAACCCATCACGAGGGATTCCTGACTTCACTCAATCTGATTGCCTTTTGTGACTCCGATTGGGCAAGTTAGCCAATTACTCGGCAATTGGTACTTGTTACTTTTTCATGCTCGGTGGTTGTCTCGTGTCTTGGAGAACCAAGAAACAGACCATAGTTTCTTGATCCTCTGCTGAAGTTAAATATTGTGCTATGGCAATTGCTACTAGTGAACTAATTTGGTTGCACACTTTACTTGCACAATGTACTTGCCTCCCTCAGGTATTGCATGAGAAACCGACAAGTCTTTATTATGACAACCAAGTTGCCTTACGCATCATGATGAATATGGTATTTTACAAATggacaaagcatattgagattgaCTACCACTTTCTTTGTGAATATGTACAATCGAGTGTCATTGGAACCAAGCATTGCCCACTAAACTTCAACTGGCAAGACATTTTTACCAAGGCATTGGGTTGagattgatttatatttttcgtTAGCAAGTTGGGCATTGTGACCTCCATgtgccaactttttttttggtcgaaaatgtGCCAACTTGAGGGAAAGTATTACGGACGATTTGCTAAagatttacattttttttttaaatatttggtGTATCTCTTGTTATCGGTTAgaatttgcttttttgttttttagttaGCATAAAATTTGGTGTATCTCTTATAATTAGCTAGAGATGCTGGGTggatcttttctttcattttgtcgGTTAAGCAATATGCTGTATAAATATTTGTACTATACGTTAACGCACTACAAGCAAATTACGATTCCTCTGAGGGAACATCAACTAGCGTCACGTATAAAGGTGTTGTCATGGAAATTTTcgaaagaggggaaaaaaaatctcatcgCCCTTGGATTTAATCAAGTAATATTTAATTGCTCGATTATggaaatccatttggaaaaagaCACGGACGTTGTGATATTTTCCCGATATATATGTGCAATTCGAATATTTCGGTGCCTTCCAAGATACACTTTTtgataatataattagaaaatgaTATTACAGGATGTCTTTTAACAATATCACGTGGATatgatttcattattttttaaaagacggTTTCCTACGCCTCACGGGCCCCTTGTGCCCATTCAGAAGAATCAACGTCACGTGAAGAAGAGGGAAGTCTTGTCGGATCAAGCTTTCCAGCCCGTTCGTTTCTTTCTCGGCGTACGTTAAAGTCTCCTCGGCTCAAGCTTCCAAGTTCTGTTGTTTTAATATGTCGAAGTTCCGTCGGATCAAGCTCGAAAGCTTTGCTGTCCTCGTCGGATTAAGCTTCAAAGCTCCAGAAATTAAGGGTTTCCACCAGAAGATTTAAGATCACCTAGTTAGGCGCTCGAATTTAATGTCTTTGTTGAGGAGAGCATCACAGATATACTCGCAATCGAGTCGTCAAATTAGAGATTATAGTAATATGTTGGATGTCAACAGATTTGGCGCCAATTTACACATCTTATGTTTAGACTCGAATTTTATTGTAGAAAATGGATCTTTGTCCATCCTAAAATTTCTTGGTGATCATGCACAATTTGGCAACGATTTCAAGTCCAATGGAGCTTTCTAAGTAGAGATATGCAATcgcctctatctctctctcgctctgtTGTTTGTGTGAGAATATGAATGCTTGCGGTACTAAGTGCATGAATTTTTGCAATCCTAACAAAGCATATTCACAAAAGTGTCTTCAAAGTAAAGGGtgttataaaagaaaatttctgtAAAGCCCAGAACTTTGGCTTCTCTTTGGATCTGTTTGATCAAGGGCAATGCCCCTAACCAAGCAGCTCAGTGGGGTCCCCGTTAAGCGCGGCTAATGTTCCTCTAAGAGCCAATGTCCCCAATGCTCTGCCAAGGTTTCCTGATATACCCCTAGAAGCAAGGTCCACTTTAATCTGCATTCGGCCCACACCATCGCCTTCCTTGGCAGGAACGAACTCGCCATTCCTCCAGCTCTCGGTCACCATGTCCTTCACACAGCCCACATGATACTCGGCCTTCCCTCCGACGTACGACCAGCTCGGGAGCTTGACTTTGTCGATGTAACGCTTCTTCATGCCGCACCATGTGCAGTTCAACTTCACCTTATATGCCAGATGAAGTTCCACACTGTTGACCACGATGGATTGTGGAAGTGCCAGGCACGACGGGTGGCAATTCTTGCCCGAGCTCGACCTGTACCCGCAACCGCTAACTGGTTTGGAGCACATAGCGCAATATCGGGGTTTTCCATCTTCAGCCTTCACATCGGGGTAAAATTTCAAGGAGTGCTTTCTCCATTTAAGTTTCAGAGACGCTGCCAGAGAAGGGTTCATGCATTCTTTATGGACGCGAACGACGCATTGAGAGCACCCGTAGCCGGTGCCGAAGCCGATCTCCTTGCATGCGGTGCAATAGAAAGGGTCCAGTGGCTTCATCGGTGTGAGTTGGTGCTCAGGATGAATCCTATAACTAGTTTTCTTCGACATCTCGGTTCCCTCGGATCCGGTTCCTGTATAGCTAGTGCTCAAAATTACCTAAGAATTGGATCACAGTCATAGCTATGTCAAAAGGAGATATGGAAagattgaaaattcaaatgataaaGATTAAACAATAACTTTCTGAACAATTAATCATCAAGAAACGGATACCTGTACTATATGCAGTTGTAGGCCTCGCTCTTTTCCTCTGGAGAAGAAGCAGATTTAAATGAGAGAAGAAGAGGTTGGTTTGCATGTAAAGTTTAATATTCCTCTTTCTATAAACATCTTAAAGGAAGTTCCCAAGAAATACGTGCGGAAATTGCAAGGACAAT of the Eucalyptus grandis isolate ANBG69807.140 chromosome 10, ASM1654582v1, whole genome shotgun sequence genome contains:
- the LOC104420891 gene encoding uncharacterized protein LOC104420891, encoding MSKKTSYRIHPEHQLTPMKPLDPFYCTACKEIGFGTGYGCSQCVVRVHKECMNPSLAASLKLKWRKHSLKFYPDVKAEDGKPRYCAMCSKPVSGCGYRSSSGKNCHPSCLALPQSIVVNSVELHLAYKVKLNCTWCGMKKRYIDKVKLPSWSYVGGKAEYHVGCVKDMVTESWRNGEFVPAKEGDGVGRMQIKVDLASRGISGNLGRALGTLALRGTLAALNGDPTELLG